In a single window of the Melanotaenia boesemani isolate fMelBoe1 chromosome 22, fMelBoe1.pri, whole genome shotgun sequence genome:
- the zfand3 gene encoding AN1-type zinc finger protein 3 isoform X1: MGDTSERSKPSALPPRCPCGFWGSSKTMNLCSKCFADVQKKQPVDDCTSKSIQSTGSSQSPVYSSETSSSSSQSLSLSLPSSTEQPSAEEPSPMFSSMREGMSSTETAQGTLCTPTKRPRESASGPDSEATPEKRPRTEEKEGSSEEAGGTPKQKNRRRCYRCQTKLELVQQELGSCRCGYVFCMLHRLPEQHDCLFDHLGRGREEAVLKMVKLDRKVGRSCQRIGEECS; encoded by the exons GTCCAGTAAAACCATGAACCTATGCTCCAAATGTTTTGCTg ATGTCCAGAAGAAGCAGCCAGTGGACGACTGCACCTCCAAGTCAATCCAAAGCACTGGGAGTAGCCAATCACCCGTTTATAGTAGCGAGACGAGCAGTAGCAGTAGCCAATCCCTATCGTTGTCGCTGCCCTCCAGCACCGAGCAGCCATCAGCAGAAGAACCCTCGCCCATGTTTTCCAGCATGAGGGAAG GCATGTCATCCACAGAAACAGCCCAAGGCACACTCTGCACACCCACAAAACGTCCACGCGAATCAG CCTCGGGCCCAGACAGCGAGGCGACGCCAGAGAAACGACCACGGACAGAAGAAAAGGAAGGGAGCAGCGAAGAGGCCGGCGGGACGCCCAAACAGAAGAACCGTCGGCGCTGCTATCGCTGCCAAACCAAACTAGAGTTGGTGCAGCAGGAACTGGGCTCATGTCGCTGCG GATACGTTTTCTGCATGCTCCACCGTCTCCCCGAGCAGCACGACTGTCTGTTCGACCATCTGGGCCGCGGCCGCGAGGAGGCCGTCCTCAAGATGGTGAAGCTGGACCGGAAGGTGGGCCGCTCGTGCCAACGCATCGGGGAGGAGTGCTCCTGA
- the zfand3 gene encoding AN1-type zinc finger protein 3 isoform X2 — protein sequence MNLCSKCFADVQKKQPVDDCTSKSIQSTGSSQSPVYSSETSSSSSQSLSLSLPSSTEQPSAEEPSPMFSSMREGMSSTETAQGTLCTPTKRPRESASGPDSEATPEKRPRTEEKEGSSEEAGGTPKQKNRRRCYRCQTKLELVQQELGSCRCGYVFCMLHRLPEQHDCLFDHLGRGREEAVLKMVKLDRKVGRSCQRIGEECS from the exons ATGAACCTATGCTCCAAATGTTTTGCTg ATGTCCAGAAGAAGCAGCCAGTGGACGACTGCACCTCCAAGTCAATCCAAAGCACTGGGAGTAGCCAATCACCCGTTTATAGTAGCGAGACGAGCAGTAGCAGTAGCCAATCCCTATCGTTGTCGCTGCCCTCCAGCACCGAGCAGCCATCAGCAGAAGAACCCTCGCCCATGTTTTCCAGCATGAGGGAAG GCATGTCATCCACAGAAACAGCCCAAGGCACACTCTGCACACCCACAAAACGTCCACGCGAATCAG CCTCGGGCCCAGACAGCGAGGCGACGCCAGAGAAACGACCACGGACAGAAGAAAAGGAAGGGAGCAGCGAAGAGGCCGGCGGGACGCCCAAACAGAAGAACCGTCGGCGCTGCTATCGCTGCCAAACCAAACTAGAGTTGGTGCAGCAGGAACTGGGCTCATGTCGCTGCG GATACGTTTTCTGCATGCTCCACCGTCTCCCCGAGCAGCACGACTGTCTGTTCGACCATCTGGGCCGCGGCCGCGAGGAGGCCGTCCTCAAGATGGTGAAGCTGGACCGGAAGGTGGGCCGCTCGTGCCAACGCATCGGGGAGGAGTGCTCCTGA